The genome window GTAGAAGACCATCAGGATACGGTTGACTATCCGGGACTGATCCGAGCCTCTGACTTAATCGGTCAACTGAGCGACCCCCGCTACTTAAAGAAAATCTGTGCTCTGTACTATGAATTTGAAGAAACAGGCGTGAACAAAGCGTTAGGTTACCGTAACCCTGCCGACCTGCGGAAGAACTATCCCAAGTTTTATTGGCATGGCGTTCATCCCTACGTCAAAGATGCCTTGCATTATTTGTCCTTAACTCAGCAGGGTAAGCAGATTATTGCCAACTTGTACTCTAATGTTTTTGTGGTAGAACACGAAGATCCAATTCCCGTTGCTTAGCAAAACGGCATAGCGCTAACACTCATGAACCGTGTTTTTTCTCCTGTTCAACAACTTTTAATCACCTGGTTACTGGTGCTGGTTGCGGGCTGGTTGACTCTAAACGCCCTCAACTACTTTGGCGATCTCATTAGCATCTTGGTGACGGCAGGCTTGATTGCCTTTCTGCTAAATTATGCAGTGGCTAAGCTACAGACTTTTTTACCTCGTGGGGTCGCTGCAGCTCTGGTGTACTTGGCCGCAGGGCTGGGAGGGGTAGTGATTGGTTTGACGATCGCACCTCCAGTTTCAGAGCAAGCTCGTCAGTTAGCTACGAATTTCCCTAGTTTGATGGAGTCTGGGCGGAATCAGTTAGCAGATTTTCAGCTTTGGAGCGAGGTGCACAACCTACCCTTTGATGTGCAGCTTTTGGAGCAGCAGTTATCGGCGGAGGTGCGGGAACGGGCACAGGCGATCGCGGCTCAAGGATTTGGCTTGGTCCTGGGAACGGTCAACTGGACACTGGATCTGGTTTTGATTTTGGTGATTTCGTTTTATATGCTCCTGGATGGGGAGCGTGTCTGGCGGGGACTGGTCAATATTTTTTCGCCCCAAATTCGGACTTGTTTAACGGATTCTTTACGGCGCAATCTCCGACAGTTC of Trichocoleus sp. FACHB-46 contains these proteins:
- a CDS encoding AI-2E family transporter, producing the protein MNRVFSPVQQLLITWLLVLVAGWLTLNALNYFGDLISILVTAGLIAFLLNYAVAKLQTFLPRGVAAALVYLAAGLGGVVIGLTIAPPVSEQARQLATNFPSLMESGRNQLADFQLWSEVHNLPFDVQLLEQQLSAEVRERAQAIAAQGFGLVLGTVNWTLDLVLILVISFYMLLDGERVWRGLVNIFSPQIRTCLTDSLRRNLRQFFAGQLLLGLFMAVVLSLAFLWLRVPFFLLFAVFIGVMEVIPFIGATLGIATVSVVVAFIDWWLALQVLGVAIATQQIKDNLLAPRLMGNLTGLSPVIIFTSLLLGAKVAGLLGVILAIPLTGVVKSIAEVVLDPTLPPQTGSFFYNPLNPEALDTTTLELVNSDSRDGLKDGSEPVPPVMVSSTGPQRDR